The following proteins are co-located in the Papaver somniferum cultivar HN1 unplaced genomic scaffold, ASM357369v1 unplaced-scaffold_128, whole genome shotgun sequence genome:
- the LOC113331770 gene encoding uncharacterized protein LOC113331770, translating to MWAYYKENFVRQLVIRHGYASDSLIPNSAVLEIEKTGNNADDSKLFVKMNDKNKFWLLLLARIVGIDKAYELFDQMLDEIVILHLGSLDIRQIKLGSFKFFIGFSPCDALIKLHHGFFIWKPGDLCIHVFYYSVSAYEWCLEVTTFASVVLNVCSFVMAYYKENFVLVVNGNTGDGDNLFGKMCQLDIVSFKSKDVCNQNLASDKASYLYFNLTGGVFDRGRYIELMERDSCFDGDNKFYVDTIIFYEPGLEDTYQFALLLANLIEILLPTEGENCDTCKLLAQKIHQAKVLCTILLLSIPNESDCGNVQKLPHEMHHTGNWTSDGDTQFLILLLKYGLLEAIAVLYLGSWNIFQLKLLSFRYVLYGFLDLQL from the coding sequence ATGTGGGCTTACTACAAGGAGAATTTTGTTCGTCAACTGGTCATACGACATGGGTATGCATCAGATTCCTTGATTCCTAATTCAGCTGTGctggaaattgagaaaactggtaATAATGCTGATGATAGTAAATTGTTTGTTAAAATGAATGACAAAAATAAGTTTTGGCTTCTCTTGTTGGCTAGAATAGTTGGTATTGATAAAGCTTATGAGTTGTTTGATCAAATGCTTGATGAGATTGTCATCCTACACCTTGGCTCATTAGATATTCGTCAAATTAAATTGGGGAGTTTTAAATTTTTCATTGGATTTTCTCCATGCGATGCTTTAATTAAGCTTCATCATGGGTTCTTCATATGGAAACCTGGAGATCTATGTATTCATGTGTTTTATTATTCGGTGAGTGCTTATGAATGGTGTTTGGAGGTAACTACTTTTGCTTCAGTTGTACTCAATGTTTGTTCCTTTGTAATGGCTTATTACAAGGAAAATTTTGTATTGGTTGTTAATGGTAATACTGGTGATGGGGATAATCTATTTGGTAAGATGTGTCAACTGGATATTGTGAGCTTCAAGAGTAAAGATGTTTGTAATCAAAATTTGGCTAGTGATAAAGCTTCTTACTTATATTTCAACCTTACTGGTGGAGTCTTTGATCGTGGGAGATATATTGAACTTATGGAACGAGATTCCTGTTTTGATGGTGATAATAAATTCTATGTGGATACAATTATTTTTTATGAGCCTGGTCTAGAAGATACGTACCAGTTCGCTTTATtgcttgccaatttgattgaaatTTTACTTCCCACAGAGGGTGAAAACTGTGACACTTGCAAGTTATTGGCTCAAAAGATACATCAAGCTAAGGTTCTCTGTACTATCTTGCTACTTTCAATTCCTAATGAAAGTGATTGTGGGAATGTTCAAAAATTACCTCATGAGATGCATCACACTGGAAACTGGACTTCGGATGGTGACACGCAGTTTCTAATCTTGTTGCTGAAGTATGGTTTGCTTGAAGCGATTGCAGTATTATATCTGGGCTCATGGAATATTTTTCAACTTAAATTGTTGAGTTTTCGGTATGTTCTTTATGGGTTCCTTGATTTGCAACTATAG